From a single Candidatus Defluviilinea gracilis genomic region:
- the der gene encoding ribosome biogenesis GTPase Der: MPKPIVALVGRPNVGKSTLFNRLVGERMAIVDDTPGTTRDRLFGEAEWNGRAFHVIDTGGIDPTHGGKTPLSVGSADFIEDIRAQAQAAIDEADVVLFVNDGQSGVTGADLEVADILRRSQKKLPDGSFFPPILVVANKCEARETRDAASQFYELGLGEPHPVSAVHGSDTGDLLDAVVANFPAEEAAEEDESIKIAIVGKPNAGKSSLLNKLVGEERAIVSPIPGTTRDATDTLIEMEGLQVTLIDTAGIRKRGKIERGVEQFSVLRSFKAIERADVALLMIDATTGITAQDAHIAGFILEQWKSCVVIVNKWDAIEKDSFTMEEYTRKIRSDLNFMDYVPLLFISAKTGQRVDTVLPMALRVQEERLARLTTSKINAVIHKAQDAHPHPTHAGRALKMFYGTQVRSDPPTFMIYVNDPKLMHFTYLRYLENQIREEYGFLGTPIRIVTKGRRE; the protein is encoded by the coding sequence ATGCCTAAACCTATTGTTGCCCTCGTCGGCAGACCCAATGTTGGAAAATCAACTTTATTCAATCGCCTCGTCGGTGAACGCATGGCGATCGTGGACGATACGCCCGGCACCACGCGCGACCGCCTGTTTGGCGAAGCGGAATGGAACGGGCGCGCCTTCCATGTGATCGACACTGGCGGCATCGACCCGACGCATGGCGGCAAAACACCGCTCTCGGTCGGCTCGGCGGATTTTATCGAGGATATCCGCGCGCAAGCGCAAGCCGCGATCGACGAAGCGGATGTGGTGCTGTTCGTCAACGATGGGCAAAGCGGCGTGACCGGCGCAGACTTGGAGGTGGCAGACATCCTGCGCCGCTCGCAGAAGAAATTGCCGGACGGTTCGTTCTTCCCGCCGATCCTTGTGGTGGCGAACAAATGCGAGGCGCGCGAAACACGGGATGCGGCGAGTCAATTCTACGAGTTGGGGCTGGGCGAGCCTCACCCGGTCTCTGCCGTGCATGGAAGCGACACCGGCGACCTGCTCGACGCGGTTGTGGCAAACTTCCCTGCGGAGGAAGCGGCGGAGGAGGATGAGAGCATCAAGATCGCCATCGTCGGCAAGCCGAACGCGGGCAAGTCCAGCCTGCTCAACAAACTCGTGGGCGAGGAACGCGCCATCGTCAGCCCGATCCCCGGCACCACGCGCGATGCGACCGATACGCTCATCGAAATGGAAGGGTTGCAGGTTACGCTCATCGACACGGCGGGCATCCGCAAGCGCGGCAAGATCGAGCGCGGCGTGGAGCAGTTTAGCGTGTTGCGTTCGTTCAAAGCCATCGAACGCGCCGACGTTGCCCTGCTGATGATCGACGCCACAACGGGCATCACTGCGCAGGACGCGCACATTGCGGGCTTTATCCTCGAGCAATGGAAATCGTGTGTGGTGATCGTCAACAAGTGGGACGCCATCGAAAAAGATTCGTTCACGATGGAGGAGTACACGCGCAAGATTCGCTCCGATTTGAACTTTATGGATTACGTTCCGCTGTTATTCATCTCGGCGAAAACCGGTCAACGCGTGGATACTGTCTTGCCGATGGCGTTGCGCGTGCAGGAGGAACGCCTCGCGCGTTTGACCACCTCGAAGATTAACGCGGTGATTCACAAAGCGCAGGACGCTCATCCGCATCCCACACATGCGGGGCGCGCGTTGAAAATGTTCTACGGCACGCAAGTCCGTTCCGACCCGCCGACGTTTATGATCTACGTCAACGACCCGAAGTTGATGCACTTTACTTACTTGAGGTATTTGGAAAATCAGATCCGCGAGGAATATGGGTTTTTAGGTACGCCAATACGGATTGTGACGAAGGGGAGGCGGGAGTAG